CATCAACGCGTCCTTTCAGAGTGAAAAACAGCGGCATTTTGTCGGTGCCGAGTTTATCGATCATCACAAAGGTATCTTTACCGTACACTTCGGCGATGTCGAAAATGTCGCGATGCATATATTCGCCCGCCACCGGCAGATGCTTGAATTCCGCCAGAATATGACGGCGAATATCGCCCAGCTCTGCCGGATTGTTGGTGCCGATATAGAACACCTGCTGCTGGGGTTCGGTGGGGAAGGTATCCAGACGTACGGCGAACACCGCCAGCTTGCCGGCGCAGCCAGACGCTTCAAACAGGCGACGTTCATCGGCGTTGAAGCGTGCCGGAGTATCGGCATTGATCTCACGCACGCGCTCGGCGTATTCATGATCGGAGGCGTGGCGCTCATCCCAGCGTACATCGTTTTGCTGCCAGCGATCGTCATCCAGCCGGCCCAGCATCTCTTCCGGCGAATGACCGAGATCGATACCGAGGTGATTCACCAGCTTGAGTTTGCCGCTGGCATCAATTTGTGCAAACAGCGCCATTTCGCTATAGGCCGGCCCACGTTTGATTAGCGATCCACCCGAGTTATTACAGATGCCGCCCATTACCGAGGCGCCAATACAGGAAGAACCGATCACCGAATGGGGCTCGCGACCTAGCGGTTTGAGCGCTTTTTCCAGCTGATACAGCGTGCTGCCGGGGAAGGCAAGGATCTGCTTGCCGCCATCAATCAGCTGCAACTTATCCAGCCGCAGGGTGCTGATGATCACCACCGGACGATCGTAATCGTTGCCGTTTGGCGTGGAACCTTCCGTCAGACCGGTATTGGCGGCCTGCATCAAAATGATCGCATCCGCGCTCACCAGCGCTTGCAACGCACGCCATAGCTCCAGCAGCGAGCCGGGGAAAATCACCGCCAGCGCCTCGCCTTCACCCGAGCGAAAACCTTTGCGGTAGCGTGCGGTCTGTTCCGCATCGGTTAACAGGTTCGACGAACCCAGCAGACGACGCAGTTCGGCGAGCAGAGTAGGGTGCGAAGTGTTGTTATTCATTGGCCTATCCTTGTCTTTAACATGGCGCTTCAACTGTAGCACGCGTCAGCGGCAGGGTCGCGGTGTGACATTGGCGGCTACCTGCTATCCTCATCTTGTGGCAAACTGCCCCGGTTATTTCGATATTGCGCAGTCACTTAAGAGAACCCGACCTGATGAAATGGATTTACTCTGTTAGCCTCGCTGTCTCCTTAGCCATGCAGCCCGCTTTCGCGGACGACCTGTTTGGCCCACATCCAATGACCGAACAGGCGCGTGACGCCTTTGTGAATCAGCTGCTCAGCAAAATGACCCTTGATGAAAAAATCGGGCAGATGCGTTTGATCAGCGTAGGGCCGGATACGCCGAAATCGGCGGTTCGCGACATGATTCAGCACGGTCAGGTTGGGGCGATCTTTAACACCGTGACGCGCCAGGATATTCGCGCCATGCAGGATCAGGTGATGGAACTCAGCCGCCTGAAAATCCCGCTGTTTTTTGCCTACGACGTAGTACACGGTCAGCGCACTATCTTCCCGATTCCGCTCGGCCTGGCGGCCAGCTGGGATCTTGATGCTATCGCGCAGGTGGGCCGCGTATCGGCCTATGAAGCGGCGGATGACGGTTTAAACATGACGTGGGCACCGATGGTCGATGTGTCACGTGAACCGCGCTGGGGCCGTTTCTCTGAAGGCTTTGGCGAAGACACGTTCCTGACCTCGCAAATGGGCAGCACCATGGTGAAAGCCATGCAGGGTAAAAGCGCGGCGGATCGTTTCTCAATCATGACCAGCGTGAAACACTTCGCGGCATACGGTGCGGTCGAGGGTGGACGCGATTACAACACCGTCGACATGAGCCCGCAGCGGCTGTTCCAGGATTATCTGCCACCGTATAAAGCCTCGCTTGATGCCGGCAGCGGCGGCGTGATGGTGGCGCTCAACTCGCTGAATGGTACACCGGCCACGGCGGATGGCTGGCTGCTGAAAGAGGTGCTGCGCGGCGACTGGAAGTTCAAAGGCATCACCATCAGCGATCACGGCGCGATTAAAGAGCTGCTGAAACACGGCGTGGCCAGCGATCCGCAGGATGCGGTGCGCATTGCGGTGAAATCGGGCGTCGACATGAGCATGAGCGACGAGTACTACAGCAAATATCTGCCGGGGCTGGTGAAAAGCGGCGCGGTAAGCATGGCGGAAGTCGATGATGCCGCGCGCCATGTGCTGAACGTCAAATATGACATGGGCCTGTTCAACGATCCCTACAGCCATTTAGGGCCGAAAGAGAGCGATCCGCAGGACACCAACGCGGAAAGCCGACTGCACCGTGCCGAAGCGCGCGACGTGGCGCGCAAAAGCATCGTCCTGCTGAAAAACTGGCATGAAACGCTGCCGCTGAAGAAAGACGCCACCGTGGCGCTGGTCGGGCCGCTGGCCGATAGCCAGCGCGACATTATGGGCAGCTGGTCTGCGGCAGGCGTGGCGAAACAATCTATTCCGCTGCTGCAAGGCGTGCGCAGCGCGATGGCGGGTAAAGGCACGGTGCTGTATGCCAAAGGCGCCAACATCAGTGATAACAAGGGCGTTCAGGACTTCCTTAATCTGTATGAGCAAGCGGTAAGCGTGGATAAACGTTCGCCGCAGGAGCTGATTGATGAAGCGGTGGCGCAGGCGAAAAAAGCCGACGTGGTGGTTGCCGCAGTGGGTGAAGCGCAGGGCATGGCGCATGAAGCTTCCAGCCGCAGTGAACTGTCGATTCCGCAAAGTCAGCAGAAGCTGCTGGACGCGCTGAAGGCCACCGGCAAACCGTTGGTGATCGTGCTGATGAATGGCCGTCCGCTGACGGTGGTGAAGGAAGATCAGCAGGCCGATGCGATGCTGGAAACCTGGTTCAGCGGCACCGAGGGCGGTAATGCCATCGCCGATGTGCTGTTTGGTGATTACAATCCATCGGGCAAACTGCCGGTCTCCTTCCCGCGTTCAGTTGGCCAGATTCCGATTTATTACAACCATCTGCCAACCGGTCGTCCGTACAACTTCGCCAAACCGAACAAGTACACTTCACACTACTATGATGCGATCAACGGCCCGCTCTATCCGTTTGGTTACGGCCTGAGCTACACCACGTTCAGCGTTTCGCCGGTGAAGATGTCATCACGCACCATGCCGCGTAACGGTTCGGTGGATGCATCGGTGACCGTGACCAATACTGGTAAGCGCGACGGGGCTACCGTGGTGCAGCTGTATCTCAACGATCCGGTCGCCAGCATTAGCCGTCCGGTGCAGGAGCTGCGCGGCTTCCAGCGCATCATGCTGAAAGCCGGCGAATCGCAGACGGTGAAGTTTAAGATCGATGTGGATGCGCTGAAGTTCTGGAACCAGAAGATGCAGCAGGTGGCTGAGCCAGGCAAAATCAACGTGATGATTGGTCTGGATTCCGTGCGTACCCAGGATGCGCAGTTTGATTATTTATAGTCGCTGATGCCCTCACCCTAACCCTCTCCCGCAAGCGGGAGAGGGAACCTATGGGTGCGGCGTTTTCAATCCGAGCACAATCCTCTCCCTCGCCCGCTTGCGGGAGAGGGCCGGGGTGAGGGCCTAACCGCACAAATCGAAACCCATGAACATCCGCGAACGTATCCAACAGCAAGTCTTCCGCCTCAACGGCCTGTCACTCAATGAATTTGATATCTCGCAACCGCCCGGCGATCCTGGCTTGTTTGGTCCGGATCACGTTATCTGGCGCGTGCACGGCGATTTCACGGCGATGCTGTGCGGCGGTATCAGCGCCTTAATGTTGCAGATGCTGCATCCGGCAGCGCTGGCCGGCGTGTGGGATCACTCCAACTTCCGTCAGGACATGATGGGCCGCCTGCGGCGTACCAGCCAGTTTATCGCCGTCACCACCTTCGGCAATACCGTGGATGCCAATATTCTGATTGAGCGCGTCAAACGTATTCACCTGCGCGTTACCGGCATCGACAACGCCGGCAAGCCTTATGTCGCCAGCGATCCGCATCTGCTGACCTGGGTGCACGTTGCCGAGACCAGCCGCTTTCTGGCGGCGCATCTACGCTACAAAAATCCGCAGCTCAGCCGGGAAGATCAGGATCGCTATTATCAGGAAGCGGCGCTGATTGCCGAAGCGCTCGGCGCGCAGCAGGTGCCGAAAAGCGTACCGGCGGTTGAGGACTATTTACAGAGAATGCGCCCTGAGCTGATCTGCGATGAGCGCACGCTGGAAGTGATGCAGCTATTAATCAATGCGCCTGCGCCAAGTTGGCAGGCAAAGCCAGCCATGCGGGTGATGCTGAAAGCGGGAATGGGGTTGCTGCCAACCTGGGCGCAACAGCAGATCCAGCAGCCGATTGGGCCGGTCAATCAGTGGCGGGTGGACCGGGAAATTGCGGTGCTTGCCGGGCTGCTGCGCTGGTCAATTCAGCGCGGCGCCTACACGCGCGCCATGCAGCGCATGGGCCGTTCAGGGTAGATTAAGCTCGTCCTGCTTTTTGGTATAAGTGCGTGGGGTGCGCGCTTCGCGCTGCAGCGCCAGCCGACATTGCTGATGATGATGGATCAACATACCAAGCCCGACGCCAATTAGCGCCAGCGGTAATAAACTGAAGTAAATATCCGTGGGCAACAACACCAGCAGTGCGGCGCCCGCCAGCATGATGCTCAGCGACGACATTACCCACGTATAGCGTATAAACAGCCACACTAACATCGCGCAGATAACCACGTCGCGCAGGTTCAAATCGAGGTTTTGCAGCACCATATCGGCAGCTCCGCACAGAGGAATGCGCCGACGATACCATGCGTGACGGCAAAAGAATCGCGAAATAATTTGAAGCGTGTCAGCGCGTTATGCTGGCACTGATCCGCCGTTTTCATTTACGCCTGCACGCACTTTGAGAGTTTTACCCTTGTGTCACATGGCACGAGTGCCGATCCTGCTCTATTCTCGGGGAAAATGGATTCCTCCAGGTAATATCGAGGCGTTATGACCCACCAACCTCTGATTGCTGAGGTGCCGAATCAGCAACACACACTAACCGCTATCGTCGAACAGGACGCGCGTACGGCCTATTTTTATATCTGGCCGAACGACCTGTTTCGCAGCCAATATGCGGTGCGCGGCTGCTGGCTGCGCAATCTGTTGCCTGCGCCGGCGCAGGAAGATCGTGAAGCGATGGAGCAGGGCATAGCGCCGCTGCTGAGTGCGGAGTACTGCCGTACGCTGGAAGCTGAGCCAATGCTCGATCCGGCCGGATTACAGGTGCTGTGGGAGCCAAGCGATGACGGTGCGGCATTATGGTATTACGGTCAGCTGCTGGCGGTGATCCCCGGCTGGAGCCTGTATCAGGACAAGCAGGTGAGTTTCTCTGCCGCCTGTATCAAAGAAAATCGCCTGACCGCACCGCTTGGATCGGCTTCGACCAACGACTATTACGCGCGTGCCGAACAGCAGCGTCATTTCTGGCGCGACTGGCACGACGGGCATCTGTGGGATGTGGTGCAGCGCGAGCTGATGCAGTGTTATCAGGCGCAGTTTGGCGAATCGGTCAAGTATTACTCCATCGATCAAGGCAACTGGCCGCCGATGGCGATTTCGCAGCATTTACATAACGGCGTTTGGGTTTTTCTCACTCTCGGTATGGGGATTCGCCCAATGCCGCAGGTGGATCACCTGTTTGATGAGCTGGCGCCGCAGTA
The sequence above is drawn from the Pantoea nemavictus genome and encodes:
- the dld gene encoding D-lactate dehydrogenase gives rise to the protein MNNNTSHPTLLAELRRLLGSSNLLTDAEQTARYRKGFRSGEGEALAVIFPGSLLELWRALQALVSADAIILMQAANTGLTEGSTPNGNDYDRPVVIISTLRLDKLQLIDGGKQILAFPGSTLYQLEKALKPLGREPHSVIGSSCIGASVMGGICNNSGGSLIKRGPAYSEMALFAQIDASGKLKLVNHLGIDLGHSPEEMLGRLDDDRWQQNDVRWDERHASDHEYAERVREINADTPARFNADERRLFEASGCAGKLAVFAVRLDTFPTEPQQQVFYIGTNNPAELGDIRRHILAEFKHLPVAGEYMHRDIFDIAEVYGKDTFVMIDKLGTDKMPLFFTLKGRVDAWLSKLSWVKPHLTDRLLQRVSGWLPAHLPKRLKQYRDKYEHHLMLKMSGDGVAEAQAYLTEYFREGGGAFFACDAQEGAHAFLHRFAAAGAAVRYHAVHADEVEDILALDIALRRNDEEWFERLPAEFDKDLSHRLYYGHFFCHVFHQDYIVKKGVDAHALKEKMLAILAARGAEYPAEHNVGHLYQAKPQLQAFYQQLDPTNSFNPGIGKTSKQKGWAVKV
- a CDS encoding suppressor of fused domain protein, which codes for MTHQPLIAEVPNQQHTLTAIVEQDARTAYFYIWPNDLFRSQYAVRGCWLRNLLPAPAQEDREAMEQGIAPLLSAEYCRTLEAEPMLDPAGLQVLWEPSDDGAALWYYGQLLAVIPGWSLYQDKQVSFSAACIKENRLTAPLGSASTNDYYARAEQQRHFWRDWHDGHLWDVVQRELMQCYQAQFGESVKYYSIDQGNWPPMAISQHLHNGVWVFLTLGMGIRPMPQVDHLFDELAPQYRRVELAMAVDGEVMTEANAVQMASALAEFAHLPWARLTWIGEGHTLASEVAPVGFESFLLANDLAPEAAQFRLPKRDGDRVNLLWSTPITEAERQFAQADDRGGQQLLQRLLADGNNHIFRPRQEVVEPPAP
- a CDS encoding oxygenase MpaB family protein, whose translation is MNIRERIQQQVFRLNGLSLNEFDISQPPGDPGLFGPDHVIWRVHGDFTAMLCGGISALMLQMLHPAALAGVWDHSNFRQDMMGRLRRTSQFIAVTTFGNTVDANILIERVKRIHLRVTGIDNAGKPYVASDPHLLTWVHVAETSRFLAAHLRYKNPQLSREDQDRYYQEAALIAEALGAQQVPKSVPAVEDYLQRMRPELICDERTLEVMQLLINAPAPSWQAKPAMRVMLKAGMGLLPTWAQQQIQQPIGPVNQWRVDREIAVLAGLLRWSIQRGAYTRAMQRMGRSG
- the bglX gene encoding beta-glucosidase BglX, with the protein product MKWIYSVSLAVSLAMQPAFADDLFGPHPMTEQARDAFVNQLLSKMTLDEKIGQMRLISVGPDTPKSAVRDMIQHGQVGAIFNTVTRQDIRAMQDQVMELSRLKIPLFFAYDVVHGQRTIFPIPLGLAASWDLDAIAQVGRVSAYEAADDGLNMTWAPMVDVSREPRWGRFSEGFGEDTFLTSQMGSTMVKAMQGKSAADRFSIMTSVKHFAAYGAVEGGRDYNTVDMSPQRLFQDYLPPYKASLDAGSGGVMVALNSLNGTPATADGWLLKEVLRGDWKFKGITISDHGAIKELLKHGVASDPQDAVRIAVKSGVDMSMSDEYYSKYLPGLVKSGAVSMAEVDDAARHVLNVKYDMGLFNDPYSHLGPKESDPQDTNAESRLHRAEARDVARKSIVLLKNWHETLPLKKDATVALVGPLADSQRDIMGSWSAAGVAKQSIPLLQGVRSAMAGKGTVLYAKGANISDNKGVQDFLNLYEQAVSVDKRSPQELIDEAVAQAKKADVVVAAVGEAQGMAHEASSRSELSIPQSQQKLLDALKATGKPLVIVLMNGRPLTVVKEDQQADAMLETWFSGTEGGNAIADVLFGDYNPSGKLPVSFPRSVGQIPIYYNHLPTGRPYNFAKPNKYTSHYYDAINGPLYPFGYGLSYTTFSVSPVKMSSRTMPRNGSVDASVTVTNTGKRDGATVVQLYLNDPVASISRPVQELRGFQRIMLKAGESQTVKFKIDVDALKFWNQKMQQVAEPGKINVMIGLDSVRTQDAQFDYL